A genomic stretch from Pseudomonadota bacterium includes:
- a CDS encoding peptidylprolyl isomerase — protein MAQAEARHILVDSEELCIELKEKIKNGEEFADVAKEHSSCPSGASGGELGSFGPGAMVPEFDKVVFTAPINEVQGPVKTQFGYHLLEVTSRDD, from the coding sequence ATGGCACAAGCTGAAGCACGGCATATTTTGGTGGACAGTGAAGAACTTTGCATTGAACTCAAGGAGAAAATAAAAAATGGAGAAGAATTTGCTGATGTGGCAAAGGAGCATTCTTCATGTCCTTCAGGCGCTAGCGGGGGTGAATTAGGCTCCTTCGGGCCTGGAGCCATGGTGCCGGAGTTTGATAAGGTTGTTTTTACTGCGCCAATTAACGAGGTCCAAGGCCCAGTTAAAACTCAATTTGGATATCATTTACTTGAAGTCACTAGTCGCGATGATTAG